In Tubulanus polymorphus chromosome 2, tnTubPoly1.2, whole genome shotgun sequence, a single window of DNA contains:
- the LOC141900169 gene encoding uncharacterized protein LOC141900169 — protein MSDYILRRVHQVIDEFIKDQREEDNYIHGYLDTTKENAADKLLDGLRLAQSANFVQNAMKYGLYHNWYPGKLMAVNKEKRKKKEDGDDFDEDSIDISKSIIEETMEENEEGVIETEVKTEPTTAAAADSGEMKLMKPAFMWSHPVIPINGEPFLMNYVKSYSCCFGKNYHKPGSRSKIPLTEENGGDDDTEGNPPPAKKRRSSSSVKYECPAMLHFREFKTFPGYARYPNISKYKKNTLRNKLMEALCQGTVNSEIRVYVSIPLPAAHLNHPVGAESSMKLRMHPLVRKKIYQYVAEGCNDNKTIKSMLRQYVLNELCAEGMRPLPDNRSYYPTDKMINCHRLIAARYSPDQLHMINLQQKIHVWQKDFPDSKIFLCNGNEIHTSAQPQLAQYNSQGFLFIYQDSWQSDLLQQCGTVCYFDAAHRYIDGYDFRLYTLYVKVKEQLYLAALIVNLEDSTDALIDCIRVLLCWNPLWQPEHITVDFCYILMASLQIIFPETEVAVNDVIRNREFDGWCEKSTDQDVRTVFDHLNKMINNHSRVDLEIEKFAYDLSLTYLWQLSPEFRVWVSEDLPHFLKFVADKRSLVMKEEVHRLLKQKRLRFPDGSNIPLPHSNLALSNVLSYLITEHVQDVRQFFLMKHGDILHDEYFSEVPDYLKDRPKPFVRHCQLQKMAAENFKRSEIDRFGDDGTYSISLFPSCNQRVVFNLTTPVCECNIWQLTNNPCKHFFAAFNLCDETWFSLPDFYRNDPRITCAPLPAPKVEMPAMDSDPESSVASSLVEAAPPSGKPMSIAASAEQISVSTATGKPTVFTAMVKDKNGVETKSLLVPSAEQIKPPENLKSVTNSLGYGQCIIWVNQSGGQIPYLITKHRDQPIQVKSLQVVMPGDKSTSPDQDQLTSPIHRKNRLATSPIGNENSPTWKSKLLGRIKEDQMKTEKEPAVGEETSDEFIENIMERAKLEVYLKRKESMSDNVKQALLEKQQENIEKGRQLKSQLVSVVKTPPATPTITPATPAVTPINLRNIKPKSSPTESATSSVIRSGKRDLVLNKDEVVLLIPWNEQKLRSADKNGVAYDRANDVRKILTTCISSSFQIQNVETFEQVENLAMKILNILRSQNKTDLPVTATVTIDTPSSK, from the exons ATGTCTGATTATATTCTACGCAGAGTTCATCAAGTTATCGATGAATTCATCAAAGACCAAAGAGAAGAAGATAATTATATCCACGGTTACCTGGATACAACGAAAGAGAATGCTGCTGATAAATTATTAGATGGTTTACGTTTGGCCCAATCCGCAAACTTCGTACAAAACGCTATGAAATACGGTTTATACCATAACTGGTACCCGG GTAAATTGATGGCTGTTAATAAAGAGAagaggaaaaagaaagaagatggcgatgattttgatgaagattCAATTGATATCAGTAAATCAATAATAGAGGAAACTATGGAGGAAAATGAGGAGGGAGTTATAGAAACAGAGGTAAAAACAGAACCAACaacagcagctgcagcagataGTGGAGAGATGAAACTGATGA AGCCAGCGTTCATGTGGTCTCATCCAGTTATACCGATTAATGGCGAACCGTTTCTAATGAATTATGTGAAGTCTTACAGTTGTTGCTTCGGTAAAAACTACCACAAGCCTGGAAGTCGTAGTAAGATACCG CTGACGGAAGAGAACGGCGGTGACGATGACACCGAGGGGAATCCTCCGCCGGCAAAAAAACGTCGCTCCTCGTCCAGCGTGAAATACGAATGTCCGGCGATGTTGCATTTCCGCGAGTTCAAAACGTTCCCCGGCTACGCGCGCTATCCGAATATATCGAAGTATAAAAAGAACACGTTGCGTAATAAACTGATGGAGGCTTTGTGTCAGGGCACGGTGAACTCGGAGATTCGAGTCTACGTATCTATACCGCTACCGGCGGCTCATCTCAATCACCCGGTCGGCGCCGAGTCCAGTATGAAACTGCGCATGCACCCGTTAGTGCGtaaaaaaatctatcaatACGTCGCTGAGGGATGTAACGACAACAAAACGATCAAATCGATGCTGCGTCAATACGTGTTGAACGAATTATGCGCCGAAGGTATGAGACCGTTGCCGGATAACCGCAGTTATTACCCAACTGATAAGATGATCAACTGCCATCGTCTTATCGCGGCCAGGTACTCGCCCGATCAGCTTCACATGATTAATCTGCAACAGAAAATTCACGTGTGGCAGAAAGATTTCCCCGATTCGAAGATCTTCCTGTGCAACGGCAACGAGATCCACACGTCCGCTCAACCTCAGTTAGCTCAGTATAACAGTCAGGGATTCCTGTTTATATATCAGGATTCCTGGCAGTCCGATCTGTTACAACAGTGCGGTACCGTCTGTTATTTTGATGCCGCTCATCGGTATATCGATGGCTACGATTTCAGACTCTATACACTGTATGTGAAGGTGAAGGAACAGTTGTATCTAGCGGCTCTGATAGTGAATTTAGAGGATAGCACCGACGCGCTGATCGATTGTATCCGCGTGCTGCTCTGTTGGAATCCTCTCTGGCAACCGGAACACATCACCGTCGACTTCTGCTATATACTGATGGCTTCGTTGCAGATAATATTCCCCGAAACGGAGGTCGCCGTCAACGACGTCATCCGCAATAGGGAATTCGATGGATGGTGCGAGAAGTCGACCGATCAGGACGTCCGCACCGTGTTCGATCATCTCAATAAGATGATTAACAATCACTCGAGGGTCGACCTCGAAATCGAGAAATTCGCGTACGACCTCAGTTTGACGTATCTGTGGCAACTGTCGCCGGAATTCCGCGTTTGGGTCTCCGAGGATTTACCGCATTTTCTCAAATTCGTCGCCGACAAGCGCTCGTTGGTGATGAAAGAAGAGGTGCATCGATTGTTGAAACAGAAGAGATTGCGATTCCCCGACGGTTCGAATATTCCTCTGCCGCACTCGAACCTCGCTCTCTCGAACGTGCTCTCCTATCTGATCACCGAACACGTGCAAGACGTCCGCCAGTTCTTCCTGATGAAGCACGGCGACATCTTGCACGACGAATATTTCTCCGAGGTTCCCGATTATTTGAAGGATCGCCCGAAGCCGTTCGTGCGCCACTGTCAGTTGCAGAAGATGGCCGCCGAGAATTTCAAACGCAGCGAAATCGATAGATTCGGGGACGACGGCACGTATTCGATCTCTTTATTCCCCAGTTGTAATCAGAGAGTTGTATTTAACCTGACCACTCCAGTCTGTGAGTGTAATATTTGGCAACTCACTAACAACCCTTGTAAACACTTTTTCGCTGCGTTCAATCTTTGCGACGAGACCTGGTTCTCTTTACCGGATTTCTACAGAAACGACCCGCGCATCACCTGCGCACCGTTACCGGCTCCCAAAGTAGAAATGCCGGCTATGGACTCCGATCCCGAATCGTCGGTTGCTTCGTCTCTCGTCGAAgcagcgccccctagtggtaAACCGATGTCGATAGCGGCGTCTGCCGAGCAAATATCGGTGTCGACGGCGACGGGCAAACCGACCGTTTTCACGGCGatggttaaagataaaaacgGAGTCGAAACGAAATCATTGTTGGTTCCGTCTGCCGAACAGATTAAACCACCGGAGAATTTGAAATCGGTTACGAATTCGTTAGGATACGGGCAGTGTATCATCTGGGTGAATCAGAGCGGAGGTCAGATACCCTATCTAATCACTAAACACAGGGATCAACCGATACAAGTGAAATCATTACAGGTCGTAATGCCGGGAGACAAGTCGACATCTCCGGACCAGGATCAGTTGACCAGTCCGATTCACAGGAAAAACAGACTGGCGACCAGTCCGATAGGCAACGAAAACTCACCGACGTGGAAATCCAAATTACTCGGAAGAATCAAAGAAGATCAGATGAAAACGGAGAAGGAACCGGCGGTCGGCGAGGAGACGAGCGACGAGTTCATCGAAAACATCATGGAACGAGCGAAATtggaggtttatctgaaaCGTAAAGAATCAATGAGCGACAACGTAAAACAAGCTTTACTCGAAAAACAGCAGGAGAACATCGAAAAGGGACGACAATTGAAATCGCAGTTAGTATCGGTAGTCAAAACACCTCCCGCTACACCTACGATAACGCCTGCCACACCGGCGGTGACGCCTATCAATCTGCGCAATATCAAACCGAAATCATCACCGACGGAGAGCGCCACTTCGTCCGTTATTAGAAGCGGTAAACGAGATTTAGTATTGAATAAAGATGAGGTGGTTTTGTTGATTCCGTGGAACGAACAGAAACTACGATCGGCCGATAAAAACGGAGTCGCTTACGATCGAGCGAACGACGTTCGCAAAATATTGACCACGTGTATTTCGTCGTcgtttcaaattcaaaacgtCGAAACGTTCGAACAAGTCGAGAATCTCGCgatgaaaattctcaatattttACGATCGCAAAATAAAACCGATTTACCGGTTACGGCTACGGTTACCATAGATACGCCCAGTTCAAAATAA
- the LOC141900571 gene encoding uncharacterized protein LOC141900571: MWTMKTFGRVCILVVLVVALLVEFNEAGEGQACQQLTNKMKKRHREEMENNNENHKQERADQNELALKNLEDQKQRHLENMEEQRQVYHLRLNEKDERIEELQQLLAMECTSESDKVDPDVAEPDKVEPDEVKEPEEVEADVGGSKQKKQKKQKQNGAGQRRSRRRG, encoded by the coding sequence ATGTGGACAATGAAGACATTTGGACGAGTTTGTATTCTAGTCGTACTAGTGGTCGCTTTACTCGTCGAATTCAACGAAGCTGGAGAAGGTCAAGCATGCCAACaattaacaaataaaatgaaaaaacgcCACCGAGAAGAGATGGAAAACAATAATGAGAACCACAAACAAGAGCGGGCAGACCAAAACGAGCTTGCTCTGAAAAACCTCGAGGACCAAAAACAACGTCACTTGGAAAATATGGAAGAACAAAGGCAAGTCTACCACCTAAGACTGAACGAGAAAGATGAGCGAATAGAGGAATTGCAACAGTTGCTGGCCATGGAATGTACATCTGAATCAGATAAAGTTGACCCAGATGTAGCTGAACCAGATAAAGTTGAACCGGATGAAGTTAAAGAACCAGAAGAAGTCGAAGCAGACGTGGGTGGAAGTAAGCAGAAGAAGCAAAAGAAGCAGAAGCAAAATGGCGCAGGTCAGCGCCGCAGTCGCAGGAGaggttga
- the LOC141899266 gene encoding RWD domain-containing protein 4-like, with the protein MNYQEEQQEELEVLRSIYEGDEAFKEIEQNKFQYKVGEDGDYKSLLVEIVWGESYPSELPEINLNLFYNKHINESIINEIVSKLLQEAELNIGCAMSYTLFEWVKENQQQLMQNQQENTTIIQDVVDDSLKENGTDIDSTKNKQKKEQLTKQQKRRLYNRLDNKGEMSRGWNWVDVVRHLSQTADT; encoded by the exons ATGAATTATCAGGAAGAACAACAG GAAGAATTAGAAGTTCTCAGATCTATTTATGAAGGAGACGAAGctttcaaagaaattgaacagaATAAATTCCAGTATAAG GTCGGTGAAGATGGTGATTATAAATCATTATTAGTTGAAATAGTTTGGGGTGAATCATATCCGAGTGAATTACCAGAAATAAATCTCaatttattctacaataaacaCAT AAATGAATcgattataaatgaaattgtatctAAACTGCTTCAAGAG GCCGAGTTAAACATTGGTTGTGCCATGAGTTACACATTATTTGAATGGGTGAAAGAAAATCAGCAGCAATTGATGCAAAATCAGCAGGAAAATACGACAATCATACAG GACGTTGTTGACGATTCGTTAAAGGAAAACGGCACGGATATTGATTCGACCAAAAATAAacagaaaaaagaacaattaacaaaacaacaaaaacgCAGATTATACAATAGATTAGACAATAAAGGAGAGATGTCTCGAGGATGGAACTGGGTGGATGTCGTCAGACATCTCAGTCAAACTGCAGATACATAA
- the LOC141900170 gene encoding uncharacterized protein LOC141900170, whose protein sequence is MSTTASRENDDDWCLEASDDEKDDDPSVTDIIQLYNKLRDNNGILQFNWINPGRVLPSDAETITDVTDNNDDDSDEENEKNGADDEIPTEFDFDSFSSEPSEITPRRTPATSKTPRTQKRVATMDKILGDIYRKRKEETPKSKATLFESTPSSTNVFSGLPESTPSSAHRFQGLPESTSSTSPLIPGLPESNNTECFLGHAESSSHVLQGLPESTASPRIFPGLPESTASSRIFPLVPYPGSPSESTSSKQEIDD, encoded by the exons ATGTCTACGACCGCGTCAagagaaaatgatgatgattggTGTTTAGAGGCGAGTGATGATGAGAAGGATGACGATCCCAGTGTTACTGATATTATACAATTATACAACAAACTGCGAGACAACAATGGAATATTGCAGTTCAACTGGATTAATCCGGGACGTGTGTTGCCTAGCGATGCGGAGACTATAACCGATGTGACTGAtaacaatgatgatgatagcGATGAGGAAAATGAGAA GAATGGAGCTGATGACGAAATACCGACTGAATTTGATTTCGATTCCTTCTCATCGGAACCTTCAGAAATAACTCCCAGACGTACCCCAG ctACTAGTAAAACTCCGCGAACTCAGAAACGTGTTGCAACAATGGATAAAATTCTAGGCGACATTTACAGgaaaagaaaagaagaaacGCCTAAGTCTAAGGCAACATTGTTTGAGTCGACTCCAAGCAGTACTAACGTGTTTTCAGGACTCCCGGAGTCAACACCTAGCAGCGCTCACAGATTCCAAGGACTCCCTGAGTCAACTTCTAGCACCTCTCCTTTGATCCCAGGACTCCCAGAGTCGAATAACACTGAATGTTTTCTGGGACACGCAGAATCAAGTTCGCATGTTTTGCAAGGACTCCCAGAGTCAACTGCTAGTCCTCGTATATTTCCAGGACTTCCGGAGTCAACTGCTAGTTCGCGTATATTCCCTTTAGTTCCATATCCTGGTTCTCCATCTGAATCAACTTCCTCTAAacaagaaatagatgattga